The DNA region GGTTTGGCGCTTGAGGTTGAAGATTTCATGTTTTACATAATCTCTTTTTCAAGTGCTGGAAATAGGGCCATccacgggtcgggtttgtgcccaacccgcaGCCGACTCGCCAGAGATCGGGTAGGGAGGTGCCGAACCCGTAACCAACCCGTATTAGGGTTGGGTTTTATCTGTCGGTTTCCTGTCGGGTGAGCGGCGATTTTGGGTAAGGCTGAAACCCGCCAAAGAGTACCGAAAAAAGGAGAAATTGGCTAGATCTCTCCCGTTTGGTCCAAGATCTGGTGCGATCTAGCAAAATCTGGCAGAGATTTCGCCAAATCCGATGCTTTTTCCCCCAAATTGTGCCTAAAATCGCCAGATCTGGTGTTTTGGTCATCGAAATCTGTGAAATCTTGTTGGAAAACTCACCAGAAAACTTGAAATCGCAGTAGGTCATTCTCTCTTTGAGTGGGTCGGGTTGAACGGGTTTTAAAGGAATGGAACTAAAACTGAACCGTCGGCGTCGGGTTTTGGAGCTCGGGACCCGTGTCCGATCACCGGAGCTGTTGGATCGGGCTGTAACGGGTTGGGTACGAGCGAGTTTGGTGGGTTGGGCGGGTCGGCGGGTGAGATGGAAAACCCTAGCTGGGAGAGACGACCACATCACATCTGAGTACTTAGGCCATAAAGCGAAGGCAGTGTCAATGGGGTCCAAAGTGGAGGCTCTAGAAGCCGAGAATGTTAAGCTAAGGAGAGATCTTATCTTTGCTATGGATGAAGCTAATACCACTAAGGAGAAGGCTAAGGCTCTGGCTGACAACTTGAAGGTTGAGAAGCAGTTGATTGTGGAGAAGGATGAGCAACTCCAAGCTGTGAACTAGAAAGTCAAGACTGTAGCTGCCAAAGCTATTAAAGCCTTTCAACTGACTGAGGAGTACATCACTGTGCTTTTCAGTTGGTATTACAAGGGCTTTGAACGCCTCCAATGACATCTTATCAAGCATCCTTCTGGAGTGGACTTGGAGAACCTGGACTTCGAGGAGATCTATAAAGAAATGGAGATTAACGAGGCTTCCCAGGCTGCTGCTGCTATTCCCGAAAAGAATGCTCCAAGGGGAAATGATCGTGAACTTAAGAACTCTCCTACTGATGCAGCTAGTGGTGAGCTATTGTTTAGCTATTTCCCtgtttatcaaaattttcttttgcattttcctttctctttttttttaaggtgcctagtatgtttttgggctttaaatATTAACCGAGGACCAACCTTCTCGTTGATTATATGTTTATGCCATTATTCGTTTTATCTTACCTTTGATGGTTGTTCTACCTTTCTTTTATTCATTCTTGGTTGTCACTTCTCCATTCGGGTGTTTGTGAAGAAACTTGACTTTGTCATTTTCATATGATTTTGTCAGTGATGTACATCAGTTTAGGAATTTATTTCACTTAGCCAATTTTaggtgatttacatccatttaaggaatcttatcacttggCTTCATCAATGATGTACATAGGTCTaggaattttatcacttagccatCTTTTGGGTGATTTACATCTATTTAAGGAATCTATCACTTGGCTTCATCAGTGATGTACATCCGTCTAAGAattttatcacttagccatttttgggtgatttacatttatttaaggaatcttatcacttggCTTCGTCAGTGACGTACATCCCTCTaggaattttatcacttagcCTTTTTTGGGCGATTTACACtcatttaaggaatcttatcacttggCTTCGTTAGTGATGTACATCGGTCtaggaattttatcatttagccttttttttttttacatttaccCACAATCTGTTGGAATATTCGCtaaatagtatttttatttctttattttgaatggAAATGTTACTTTCGTGAATACACTGGTACCTTATCTctattgataataatttttcaaatgctcaatgttccatggtcACGGTAATTTTTTCCTGTCCATTGACTCCAGATGGTAGCTTCCTTGTCTTTAATAGTGGACGactttgtagggtccttcccaggttGGTCCGAGCTTTCCCTGTGTTGAATTCTTCATGTCTGGTATGACTCTGAGTAGGACAAGGTCTCCTATGTCAAGTCTTCTAAGCTTCACTCTCTTATTGTAATACTAGGTCATCTTCTACTGATACTTTGCCATCTTCTGAGACGCTTCCTCTCTCACTTCGTCCAAGTAGTCCAGGTTGACCTTCAATTGATCGTCATTGCTATCCTTATGGAAAACTTCTCTTCTCATGCTGGTGACTCTTACTTCGATTGCTATTACTGCTTTGGTGCCGTAGGTGAGTCTGAATGGCGTTTCTCTTGTTGGGGTTTTCATGGTGGTTCTGTATCCTTACAAGACGTTTGGAAGTTCTTTCGGCCATGTTCCTTTCGCCTCCTCCAATCGAACTTTGATGATCTTTAACAGCGTCCGATTCGTCACTTCCTTTTGTCCGTTGACTTGTGGATGTCCCGGGGAAGAAAACTGGTTCTTGATTCTAAGTCCTGAGCAGAAGTTTCTGAAGTCTTGACTGTCGAACTGGTGTCTGTTTTCTGATATTATTGTCCTTGGTATTCCGAACCTACAAATGGCCGTCATCTTTTCTCTTAGGACTCGCTGGACATTCCTGAACCTCTGGCACTTGTCGCACTATCCAACAAACGCTCTCGCGTCTTTTTGCATGGTAGGCTAACTTGTCCTGATGATCTTTCTTACTAGGGATCTCGGGCCCATATGATCTCCGCAATTCCTTCGTGGACTTCCTCTAAGATATACTtagcttcatcttcttcaacacACTTTAGGTAGGGCATGGAGAACCCCCTTTTGTACAAGGCGTCATTTAGGATCGTAAACCTAGCTGCTCGTTTTTTGACCTTCTTGGCTTCATCAACGTCAGCTAGAAGTCGTCCGTCTCAGGGGAAAGAGAGAATCGAAGTCGTCCAATTGTTCTGGTTTTGAATCGTAAAAGTGTGGAACTCTTTAATGCTAGGGTGCTTTTGCACTTCTATTTTCAAATCTAGTGACATCCTCTTCTGACGATGCTTGCCTCACTACTTCATCAGCTTCGGAGTTCTGGTTTCTAAGGACCTGTGTTAAATTTGCCTGGTCAAACTCTACGGTTAGGTGGTTTTTCAACCTGAGGTATTTCTGCATTCGGTCCTCCTTTGCTTCATATTCACCTTTTATTTGCCCTATCACCAACTTGGAATCACTTCACAAGAGTAGGTGCCTAGCACCCAAAGCTCTCCCGATTCTAAGCCCTGTCAATATGGCCTCATATTCTGCTTCATTGTTGGTAATGGGGAATTGAAATTGCACTCCGTACTTGAGGACGTTTCCTTCTAGGGTATTGATGATGACCCCCACTTCCCCTATTTTTTGGGCTGACAACCCATCGGTTTGGATCGTTCATATCCTTGATTCATCATGGGTCTCTTTGTTTGGAATTATGAACTCGACAATGAAGTCTGTTGATGCTTGTGCTTTAATTGCTATCTTGGGGTGGTACTCAATGTCAAACTAGCTAAGCTCAACTGCCTATTGTACCATTCTTCTTGCAGTTTCGGGCTTGTTCATAGATTTCCTAATTGGCTAGTTAGTCATTACCAAAATATGGTTTGCCTAAAAGTAGGGACGTAGCTTTTGAGAGGCGACGATTAGGGCAAAGGCTATCTTCTCAATCCGTGGATACTTTGCCTCAGCTCCTTGGAAGGCTTGGCTGACATAATAAATCGGGAGTTGCACTCTATTCTCTTCTCAAATCAAAGCTACACTCACGGCAATGTTTGATAATGCTAAGTACAAAAGTAGGTTTTTCCCTTCCTTTGACGGGCTCAAGACTAGAGGGTTACTTAGATAGTGCTTCAATTATTAGAATGCTTTCAAGTAAAAGCTTGCTTTAGGGTCTTGACGAAAGGCATGCATTTTTTTGTAACTTTAGAGATGAACTTGTTAAGAGTCGCGATCCTTCCAGTTAACTTTTGGACTTCTTTCACTATTCTCAGCGATGTCATCTCTAATATAGCTCACACTTTTTTTGGGTTAGCTTCTATCCCCCACTCGGACACCGTGAACCCTAGAAACTTTTTGGATGCAACCCCAAAAGTGCATTTGTTGGGATTCAACTTCATCTGGTACTATCTAATGGTCGTGAAGGCTCCTCGAGGTCATCCTGGTATGTGTCTTCCTCCTCGCTCTTGACAAGCATATCATCCATGTATACCTCCATGTTTTTCCCAATCTATTTATCAAACATTTTGATGACTAACCTATGGTAAGTCGCCCCTACATTCTTTagtccaaagggcattaccttatagcagtagagCCCTTGGCTGGtgatgaaggcagtcttctcttggtcttATTCTGAtatcttgatttggttgtatcctAAGACTGCGTCCATAAACATGAGAAGCATGTGCCCTACTGTGGAGTCCACAAGCTGATCTATTCTTGGTAGGGGGAAGCTATATTTTGGGCAGACcttgtttaggtccgtgaagtccaTGCACATTCTCCATTTCTCATTGGCCTTCCTCACTAAAACAACGTTGGCCAGCCAATCCAAATAGTAGACTTCTCAGTTGCCAGCAACTTGTTTACCTCATCCGTGATGGCTTTATTTCATTCAGGGGCAAAGACTCGTCGTCTTTGCTAGACAGGCTTCCTCTCAGGGTCTACATTTAGATGGTGCTAGATTACTTCAGTTGCTGTTCttggcatgtcctcatgacttcATGCAAAAATATCCAAATTGCTCTTAAGGAATTGAACTAGCGTTCTCTTTGTATGGGCGGTCAAGTTTGTCCCTATCTTTGTGGTCTTTATTGGCTCTCCATCTACTAGTTCCAGAGCTTCTACTTTCTCCTCTTCTTTCTCCTCAATCATCCATGTATAGTTCTCCTTCGCAGCTAATACTACTTGGTAGCATTCCTTAGTCAGCACTTGATCTCCTTTTACCTCGCCCACACTATACTCCATCGGGAATTTCACCTTCAGGCATTATATGGATGTTGCCACTTTCTAGCATTTAAGTGTGGGCCTTCCGATAATCACATTTTACGAGGATGGGCAATCTACTACCAAGAAGTCAAGTTGACAAGTTAATTGTTGGGGGTGAGACCCTACTGTGACCGCTAGTGCTACTATGCCTTTAGGGTATACCTGATCTTCGCTGAAACTGACGAGGGGGGATTCAAAGGGTCTTAACCTTTTGGGATCTGCCTTCAGCTGCTAGAAGGCAGAAAGGTAGATAATATCTATAGAGTTGCCATTATCTATGAGGATCCACCTGGTGTTGAATCCATCTATCATGAGCATGATAACTAAAGGTTCGTCATGGGGTTGTTTTACACCTCTAGCATCTTCTTCCGAGAACAAGATAtccctctctatttttcttcaCTACTTTAGAGGTGTTAACCTGTGGACATTGTTTACCTGCCTCTGTTGTGACTTCTTAAGGGATTTAAAGGATCTGTTTGTGGATGGTCCTCCTGTGATCGTCTCTATTTCTCCTATCACACTTTATGGACGACTGAGCGCACTGTCTTTGTCCTTGGGAACATGTTCATACTTCTCCCTGTTGTCATTCCTGGGTTTGTTGGATTCCCCCTTCTTCACGAACTTTTGTAGCTTCCCCTTTTAAATGAGTTCTTCAATCTGTTCCTTCAAGTCTCTGTAATCTTCAGTGTAATGGCCATGGTCTTTGTGGAAGTGGCAATATTTTCTCTTGTCATGCACATTGGGCAATGAGTGTAGTGGTTTCGGCCACTTAAGGTAATGATCGTCCTTAATCTGCattaagattttatcaacaagCATAACTAAAAGGGTAAATTTTACCGACCAGGACACTTTATCCTCTCTCTGTTTGTTTCCATCAAAACTCTGGTGATCCCCCCTTTCTCTCTTACATCCCCTTCGGTCTTCTCTTTTGTCCTCTTTCTCTTTAGGCTTATCCTCCTCCCTTATTGCGGCTAGGGCGTCTTTGGCGTTCATATACTTCTGGACTTTCAACAGCATTTTCGCCATCGTCCGAATGGCACTTTTCGTGAGAGCAATCACGAACTCTCTGGATTTCAACTCGGCTTTGAAGGTAGTCAATTGCACCTTATCGTCTGCTTCATCAACTTCTAGGACCTCTTTGGTGAAACACTTCACATACGATCTTAAGGTCTCCTTCCCCTCTTGCCTGATGGTGAGCAAATGGTCTACAGGCCTTTTCTGGAATTGTCCACCCACAAAATGGCGTACAAAAGAGTTTCCCAATTGTTCAAAGTTGTCGATGGACGATGTCACCAACTTACTAATCCACACTCGTGTTGCTCCCTTGAGAGTGGTAGGAAAGGAGCGACACAATATCTTGTCTGGGGGTTGCTGTAAACTCAAGGTTGTCTTGAAAGTGGTAATGTGGTCTAGCAAATCCTTCAAGCCATTGAATGACTCAAGTTACGGAAGACAAAACTTCAGGGGCATAGGGCACTCCAGGACTTTCATGGTGAAAGGTGAATCCTTCCTTCTGACCATCACATCCAGATTCCGATCCATCTTTTCCCTCATTGCATTCCTCAGCTCCTttatctctctcctcatttcctTGAGGAGGTTCGAATTTGCTTCGTCAAAAGTGTTTGGTTGTCGGTGGTCGTCTCTTCTGTGGCTATCTCCATTGTCATTCTGGCTCATCCCAGTCCTCGTGGGTGAACGATTTTCCTCCTATTGTAACTACAATCTTGTCTCCTGGTTTTGCCTAGTAAGCTCCTCCACACCAACTGTGAATGTCTGGATTTGTAGTGCTAGTACTGCAGAATCTTGTGGCGTGTTGGACTCCATTTGGACCTTTGGATTGAATGAATCTTGTGAAATTTTcattcccacagatggcgccaaactgatgatgtaGAAATCGTCAATTACTAGATTCGTCTAGATGGATCAGCACGGGCTCATCCAAGTTCCtgcaaagtttaaaatgaagaaaagggACCCTCTCAAGTTAGTCACCGGTGCGATGCCGGCCGCGGAgtctccgatgataaagtctgCGAATATGGCTCTTTAGAGATAGAAAATGTAGTTGTAGGGGTTTAAATTGAGTAGAATATCTGTATGAGTACCTTGTTCAGCTTTAAGGTGcctatatattacatttttcttctagCCGTTGCTTTCCTTTAATGGTGGATTAAGTGTCTTCTTTGTAATGTTTTTGGCCCATTCAATGTGGACCTTGATGGGAATCCCAACGGTCTCCTTGCTGATCTGTAATCGTCGAGATATTGAATGCTTTCTTTatgactttcttccttcatccAAGTTGGGTCCTTGTGAACGATGGTCTTTACTGGGTTCATCTAGACAATGACATTTATTGGGTTCATCATATCCCATAGTATATTCCTCTAGTGTTATATTGTAATCAATGTTCTATATAGTAGTGGGTTCCAATTAACCCAACTAGTAAAGTCtatgatggttgaataaaagatttggggttcaattccTACTATGTaaaccaaaaactgattggtgtcttagcttgatgataaagagctatcatcagaagTGAACGcaataagttgaaactctctttataaaaaaaaaagtttctacaCTCTACATAAGAGAATCAAAACCTAAATGGAAATTGCACTCACAAAATATGGTTGTTAGGATCGAGATCCTATGCATGATCGATGGAGAGGCCACATGGATCAAACGAGAAtcgtaaattttatttttaatttttaaaaatggtaaTGGTGATTTATAGATAATcattgtttctttaaaaaaaaatattggataaTCATTATAAttgtcaataaaaaatttatttagttcGATTTAATGCAATTTCTTCACTTTTGTAGTGTTGAACGAAAGATGGAACTAACTCATTaactgccaaatacaaataggaaatttataaatttaattaaaacttactttgaaa from Castanea sativa cultivar Marrone di Chiusa Pesio chromosome 6, ASM4071231v1 includes:
- the LOC142639792 gene encoding uncharacterized protein LOC142639792 codes for the protein MSQNDNGDSHRRDDHRQPNTFDEANSNLLKEMRREIKELRNAMREKMDRNLDVMDLLDHITTFKTTLSLQQPPDKILCRSFPTTLKGATRVWISKLVTSSIDNFEQLGNSFVRHFVGGQFQKRPVDHLLTIRQEGKETLRSYVKCFTKEVLEVDEADDKVQLTTFKAELKSREFVIALTKSAIRTMAKMLLKVQKYMNAKDALAAIREEDKPKEKEDKREDRRGCKRERGDHQSFDGNKQREDKVSWSVKFTLLVMLVDKILMQIKDDHYLKWPKPLHSLPNVHDKRKYCHFHKDHGHYTEDYRDLKEQIEELI